From one Luteolibacter sp. SL250 genomic stretch:
- a CDS encoding filamentous haemagglutinin family protein: MKPKRYFCSPLLFTGTIRYGMPVFSGLAIFISGISGSHAGIYGGAPGTTPAPQTGTPTTGGAPTPANTEVIRTNAQETLHRLGQAVGAAKALQDAARAAAISGPNNLGPNPNQPGQTLPDVPNGLAPGGLQPATGAAPNTTLWQGAELPTANADNLNQVTIRQTAQQALLTWQTFNVGKDTTLHFNQTGTGAPASQSIAFNKVVDPTANPTQILGQIKAEGQVYVINPNGIIFGGSSQINTGAFTASALPINDALVAGGLLNNPSQQFLFNGLGHAGKLGDVTVQAGARLTTPVSADGNGGRVTLVGANVTNDGTISTPNGQTIIASGLQVGFAAHASTDPSLRGLDVYVGSVSDPASVLNQNAGMTTNGGIIEAARGSITLAGKAIRHDGILDSTTSVSLNGRIDILAHYDAVSNASSIATSPFLNRNTGTVELGEGSVIRILPEWNSTETTVGLELALRSMINVQGRNIHLGKDASILAPNAIVNFSAGNWNYLAGTLPTSTFVSTGGQIYLDEGSLIHLAGTAGATATVAQNLLTLELRGSELAVAPVQRDGELRGETITVDLGVSGTHEGRFWIGTPLADLTGYSGLVQRNVGQLTTEGGTLNLSAGSSAVVRNGATIDVSGGWTDFTGALLHTTQLIQGNNLVDISKALPGEIYRGIFKPGVAIHHEAWGITDTFSPGISPAGSYYRAGYTQGADGGTLNLTAPAIAMDGTLMGHTVTGPRQVVANNPLESASLNIRFQAQTATGLLHSPTPPSVIFTDDDEQTHPDAFQTDASGNPLAIPADRISTFLLSPEKLAASGFGNLSIINPDGDITLPENTSLNLGAGSSISLTGSNITINGSITAAGGELAFRTHNLPQDVVNAALNSNDPLPQPIAGHGIFTLGASGSISTAGLITDLRGSTGADTFLPVNGGIVSINSFTSHLSEGGLIDVSGGLTVSAAGSISYGNGGSLAIAAGRDLSIDSILGGSLHLGSTLRGYSGTTRAGSLSFTAPRIQVGGESPGAGSTWFDTDFFNEGGFGSFSLTGIGTASSPTTYHEGLIITDDARINPVVQQWFATTSGGALTVGTITNGEGMRAAGNLSFRAVGITDTRSSSILARGSVLMEQGAVISTDAGGSITFQGDTVTLHGTAIAAGGSINVTGASSYRSASLASEALPTVHLGSTAHLSTAGKTVLIPNVHGFREGTVHKGGSITVSGNITAESGSVLDVSGTSGVLDLHPGYASIDYRSAPLAPDLRPAPVTLETNAGSITLTGSQMLRSDATLIGHAGGTSASGATLNVSSGRFIPPGTIYNSAQENLIVSQSGSTLTGVPSVGTSTSLPGLGHITVDSFSGGGFDHVALKGNIRFNGDVAIHTPGSLTVATGGVIYGTGNVNLSASHVSLGQAFKAPTLATENVLHFTSVNAIGETALTSYTFAPTHGAGSLTVTADLIDIGNLSLQGIGTARFNATNGDIRGNGTLSAAGSLFFQASQIHPTTASAFNIFAYDAGGAPGSVTITGGSQRSLPMSAGGTLSIHASSISQGGTLRAPIGTINIGWDGTGTAPVDPIAGNTIAKPVSSNVTLTRDSVTSVSAIDPITGKGVTLPYGVSPDGTSWIDPAGNDITISGLPSKQVNLSASGLTTEDGALIDIRGGGDLSAYRWVGGNGGLTDVLNSSASFAVIPTYGFDYAPFAPFNPSDTATNLSGETGYTNSSLKVGDTVTLAAGSGLPAGTYTLLPARYALLPGAFLVTPISGTPGTSAVRPDGSTLVSGYLSNQLNPARTGSTSISRFEIAPGSTVRARAEYRDFSANAFLKQAAIDRNLAVPRLPMDAGYLSFTASTMMSLQGQVNSLSPAAGRGSLIDINSPIDILINGTGTGGSPSQLTISSSLLNSFNAESLLIGGLRTFEGGNITVTTGTGKLTVGDTTLTGTDIILTAKEELILDGNATISAAEAETGADTILLTGNGALVRVSSSTSAKMIREGITGASDPLLAVRPGATLSGGSIVLDSTSRTDLSTDAVLDATSVMLGSGSVAMVLDPGAPAPTGNGLILSGEALGILQANARNLRIRSYTNLDLHGSGDIGSSAFQSLSLQANAIRGIGQNGGTVNITAKNLQLGGLTDAVPSASLPLDGTLAFHAAEISVNSGHLLADGFSDVRLNGNQRIITTEEGSFRSGGDLTLSAPLLTSAAASNHLLAADGAFRLIRTDGGSTPPTAGGLGAKLGLEGASVAIDGNVTLPSGSLTLHATTGDVVIGGNAPATINLDGTSKLFVDTYRYTNGGTVRLVSPEGSVHLALGSTITVSAPDAGGNAGRIAIETPRGSAELEGTLVAKSGATGTGGEFTLDTSTIAGGSLGFLDEMLNTGHFTRLRDYRVRTGNIVIDGDAISSSYNVSTDSGGITVTGSIDASGRTGGSISLKANGSLTLDSEAGLDVSAADFDSAGKGGSVTLEAGIHRDGVIDPSARLILNTGSLIDLSVDSYVAGDIITPGSSAYRGQFTGTLHLRAPRAAANNDVQIDAIGSTITGASHILVEGVRLHDLTGTDGVIRTDLQNQIKSEANTYLGNAGTASAAYTEIRNRLLSLSPDLKLTLAAGVEIINRTGDLTLGSASTTATSDWDLSSFRFGADRSAGVLTLRAAGDLTFHNALSDGFSGGSSLWLSPLAAYNSDLPANLQSWSYRLTSGADFSSVDYRSNVALGSLGTESGMIRIGKNMGSATATGGNSAVTSSIIANNFQVIRTGSGNIDIHAGRSIQLLNPFASIYTAGTRVANPNRIVADGDFVTPILTANAAQGDLGAAQQNYAAQYSMAGGNVSLHAQHNIERKTRNNSGLIDDSSRQLPNNWLYRRGLVTADGTYGGIRISGGIIPVQDAAASTSWWVDFSNFFQSVGALGGGNIQLTAGNDVKNVDAVIPTNARAARSTPDASRFIELGGGDLTLTAGHDIDGGVYYVERGNGVLDAGGSITTNSTRSPSPGLVSNLNNPSASTLHQNTWLPTALFAGKSSFEVSATGDILLTPLANPFLLPQGVNNRFWYKTYFSTLSADSTLDATSLGGDITLRSSVTLPNTTTPQSILRAWAETQQLLPRSGSTPSVLQPWLRLAETSLAPFDPVWNLTAPNLYLTALSGSLNLAGPITLQPSATGQLELISAGAISAFQPTGLSNGLIPGQSVQAWTSAAINVSDADPSILPRHLRPLNNFTTTSGLAIPSNITAVGFFNQLAIAFGDSGSYTGDNGVLQTKQLRHASGLLHRDDTEPVRIHALSGDLSGLTLFTPKSAVISAAGDILDIAFYLQNLRPGDISTITAGRDIVAYNAAGAGRIASLSNGNAPATNNGPLSGDIQVSGPGTLQVVAGRNLDLGLGASLGDGTGTGINSIGNLRNPYLSPDGADIHVGAGLGPVTSLASSALDFTSFIADFVLTATGASYLDELAPGVDFPALSPDERAQLAIRIFQRILRDTGRDFNNPESDGYRNYDRGMAAIHSLFGDGDDSNWNGSILTQGKDIRTRLGGDINIIAPGGGLALANTTLGNPLTPPGIVTEAGGNISIFTDTNVDIGIGRIFTLRGGDVMIWSSNGDIAAGSSSRTVQSAPPTRVVIDPQSAAVQTDLAGLATGGGIGVLATVRDVPAGDVDLIAPTGTIDAGDAGIRVTGNINLAAVTVTNAGNISAGGTSTGAPAAGASMASIAVSTPPSTASTSSAPQASQAAAAGDNVSGTPETMIDAVSIITAEVIGYGGSVPNEDEDEEERRRRSGDQGDAN; the protein is encoded by the coding sequence ATGAAGCCCAAGCGCTACTTCTGCTCCCCTCTCCTCTTCACCGGCACCATCCGTTACGGGATGCCGGTTTTCTCGGGTCTTGCCATCTTCATCTCCGGCATCTCCGGTTCCCATGCCGGCATCTATGGCGGCGCACCAGGAACCACGCCCGCACCGCAAACCGGAACGCCAACCACCGGCGGAGCACCCACACCTGCCAACACCGAGGTCATCCGGACAAATGCCCAGGAGACCCTCCACCGGCTTGGCCAGGCCGTCGGTGCGGCGAAGGCCCTGCAGGATGCCGCGCGGGCTGCGGCGATCTCCGGCCCGAACAACCTGGGACCGAACCCCAACCAGCCCGGACAGACCCTGCCGGATGTCCCGAACGGACTCGCCCCCGGAGGCCTGCAGCCCGCGACCGGTGCCGCACCGAACACCACGCTCTGGCAGGGAGCCGAGCTACCCACCGCGAACGCGGACAATCTCAACCAGGTGACCATCCGCCAGACCGCGCAGCAGGCACTGCTGACGTGGCAGACGTTCAACGTCGGCAAGGATACCACGCTCCACTTCAACCAAACGGGCACGGGAGCACCTGCCAGCCAATCCATCGCCTTCAACAAGGTGGTTGATCCGACCGCGAACCCGACCCAGATCCTCGGCCAGATCAAGGCGGAGGGTCAGGTCTATGTCATCAATCCCAACGGCATCATTTTCGGCGGGTCTTCCCAGATCAACACGGGAGCCTTCACCGCTTCCGCCCTGCCTATCAATGATGCTCTCGTTGCCGGAGGTCTGCTCAACAACCCCAGCCAGCAGTTCCTTTTCAACGGGCTGGGCCATGCCGGCAAGCTGGGTGATGTCACGGTCCAGGCCGGGGCACGGCTGACCACCCCGGTCAGCGCGGACGGCAATGGCGGCAGGGTCACCCTCGTCGGAGCCAACGTCACCAACGACGGTACCATCTCCACACCCAACGGCCAGACCATCATCGCCTCCGGTCTGCAGGTCGGGTTCGCCGCCCACGCTTCCACGGACCCGTCGCTGCGCGGACTGGATGTTTATGTCGGCTCCGTGAGCGATCCCGCCAGCGTCCTCAACCAGAACGCGGGCATGACCACGAACGGCGGCATCATCGAGGCGGCCCGGGGTTCCATCACGCTCGCGGGGAAGGCCATCCGCCATGACGGGATTCTCGACTCCACCACCTCCGTTTCACTGAACGGGCGGATCGACATCCTCGCCCACTATGATGCGGTGTCGAACGCATCCAGCATCGCCACGTCACCTTTCCTCAACCGCAACACCGGCACGGTGGAACTGGGCGAGGGCAGCGTGATCCGCATCCTGCCAGAGTGGAACAGCACGGAGACCACGGTCGGACTTGAACTGGCGCTGCGCTCCATGATCAACGTCCAGGGACGGAACATCCATCTCGGCAAGGACGCGTCCATCCTCGCTCCGAACGCCATCGTCAACTTTTCCGCAGGAAACTGGAACTACCTCGCTGGCACTCTCCCGACCTCCACCTTTGTCTCCACGGGCGGCCAGATCTATCTGGATGAAGGCTCCCTCATCCATCTCGCTGGTACTGCCGGAGCCACTGCCACCGTCGCCCAGAATCTCCTCACGCTGGAGCTCCGGGGTTCCGAGCTGGCCGTGGCCCCCGTCCAACGGGACGGCGAACTCCGCGGTGAGACCATCACCGTGGATCTGGGTGTGTCCGGAACCCACGAAGGACGTTTCTGGATCGGCACGCCGCTGGCCGACCTCACCGGATACTCGGGACTGGTCCAGCGCAACGTGGGCCAGCTCACCACGGAGGGCGGAACCCTCAACCTGAGCGCAGGTTCCTCCGCCGTGGTCCGCAACGGAGCCACCATCGACGTCTCCGGCGGCTGGACGGACTTCACCGGCGCGCTGCTCCACACCACCCAGTTGATCCAAGGCAACAATCTGGTGGATATCTCGAAGGCCCTTCCCGGTGAAATCTACCGGGGTATCTTCAAACCGGGCGTTGCAATCCATCACGAGGCATGGGGGATCACCGATACCTTCTCACCCGGCATCTCCCCCGCCGGTTCCTACTACCGCGCGGGATACACACAAGGAGCCGACGGCGGCACCCTGAACCTCACCGCTCCCGCCATCGCCATGGATGGGACCCTCATGGGACATACCGTGACGGGGCCCCGCCAAGTCGTCGCGAACAACCCTCTGGAATCCGCCTCCCTCAACATCCGCTTCCAGGCGCAGACCGCCACCGGCCTGCTCCATTCACCGACCCCACCCTCCGTCATCTTCACCGATGACGATGAACAGACGCATCCGGACGCATTCCAGACCGATGCCTCCGGAAATCCGCTGGCCATCCCCGCCGACCGGATCTCCACGTTCCTCCTTTCTCCGGAAAAGCTGGCGGCAAGCGGCTTCGGGAACCTGTCAATCATCAACCCGGACGGGGACATCACCCTTCCCGAGAACACCAGCCTGAATCTGGGAGCGGGCAGCAGCATCTCCCTTACCGGTTCCAACATCACCATCAACGGCAGCATCACCGCGGCAGGTGGCGAACTGGCATTCAGGACGCACAACCTCCCCCAGGACGTCGTCAACGCGGCCCTCAATTCCAACGATCCCCTCCCGCAGCCCATCGCGGGGCACGGTATCTTCACCCTTGGTGCGAGCGGCAGCATCAGCACGGCAGGCCTGATCACCGACCTGCGGGGCAGCACCGGTGCAGACACGTTCCTGCCGGTCAATGGTGGCATTGTCTCCATCAACAGCTTCACCTCCCACCTTTCCGAAGGTGGTCTCATCGACGTCTCCGGCGGGCTCACGGTCAGCGCGGCGGGCTCCATTTCCTACGGAAACGGTGGCTCCCTCGCCATCGCGGCGGGCCGTGACCTTTCGATCGACAGCATCCTCGGTGGCAGCCTCCATCTCGGGTCCACTCTCCGGGGCTATTCCGGCACCACCCGTGCGGGATCACTCTCCTTCACCGCGCCACGCATCCAGGTTGGCGGGGAGTCACCCGGCGCGGGTTCCACCTGGTTCGACACCGACTTCTTCAACGAGGGCGGCTTCGGAAGTTTTTCGCTCACCGGCATCGGAACCGCGTCATCACCGACGACCTACCACGAGGGCCTCATCATCACTGACGACGCCCGGATCAACCCGGTCGTCCAACAATGGTTCGCCACCACCTCCGGAGGTGCACTAACCGTCGGCACCATCACCAACGGAGAAGGGATGAGGGCCGCGGGAAATCTTTCCTTCAGGGCGGTGGGAATCACCGACACCCGTTCCTCCAGTATCCTCGCCCGGGGCAGTGTGCTGATGGAACAAGGCGCGGTCATCTCGACTGACGCGGGAGGAAGCATCACCTTCCAGGGAGATACCGTCACGCTCCATGGCACCGCCATCGCGGCGGGGGGAAGCATCAATGTGACAGGCGCTTCCAGCTACCGGTCCGCCAGCCTGGCCTCAGAGGCCCTGCCCACCGTTCATCTGGGAAGCACCGCCCACCTTTCCACCGCCGGCAAAACGGTTCTCATCCCGAATGTCCACGGTTTCCGCGAAGGCACGGTCCACAAGGGTGGCTCCATCACCGTCAGCGGCAACATCACCGCCGAAAGCGGCTCCGTCCTCGATGTCTCAGGCACCAGCGGCGTCCTCGATCTCCATCCTGGCTATGCCTCCATCGACTACCGGAGCGCCCCCCTTGCCCCCGATCTCCGTCCTGCTCCCGTGACGCTGGAAACGAACGCGGGGAGCATCACCCTCACCGGCTCGCAGATGCTCCGGTCGGATGCCACGCTCATCGGCCATGCCGGTGGGACCTCGGCTTCCGGCGCCACGCTGAACGTTTCCTCCGGTCGTTTCATTCCTCCGGGCACCATCTACAACAGCGCGCAGGAGAATCTCATCGTATCACAGAGCGGCTCCACCCTCACCGGTGTTCCTTCGGTGGGAACCTCCACCTCACTGCCGGGTCTCGGACACATCACCGTCGATTCATTCTCCGGCGGCGGATTCGATCACGTCGCACTCAAAGGGAACATCCGCTTCAACGGGGATGTCGCCATCCACACCCCCGGCAGCCTGACCGTCGCGACCGGCGGTGTGATCTATGGCACGGGTAACGTCAACCTCTCCGCCAGCCACGTCAGCCTGGGTCAGGCATTCAAGGCGCCCACGCTGGCGACGGAGAACGTCCTCCATTTCACCAGCGTCAACGCCATCGGTGAAACCGCCCTGACTTCATATACCTTCGCCCCTACCCACGGAGCCGGTAGCCTGACGGTCACCGCCGACCTGATCGACATCGGCAACCTTTCCCTCCAGGGCATCGGCACCGCACGCTTCAACGCGACCAACGGGGACATCCGTGGAAACGGGACGCTCAGCGCGGCAGGCAGTCTGTTCTTCCAGGCGAGTCAGATCCATCCCACCACGGCATCGGCCTTCAACATCTTCGCCTACGATGCGGGCGGGGCACCTGGCTCAGTGACCATCACCGGCGGATCACAGCGCAGTCTCCCGATGTCCGCCGGAGGCACCCTTTCCATCCATGCCTCATCGATCTCCCAAGGAGGAACGCTCCGCGCACCTATCGGGACCATCAACATCGGCTGGGATGGAACGGGCACCGCACCGGTGGATCCCATCGCGGGCAATACCATCGCGAAGCCGGTTTCCTCCAACGTCACCCTCACCCGCGACAGCGTCACCTCCGTCTCCGCCATTGATCCCATCACCGGGAAGGGTGTCACACTTCCCTACGGAGTCAGCCCCGACGGAACCTCGTGGATCGACCCTGCGGGCAACGACATCACCATCAGCGGCCTGCCTTCGAAACAAGTCAATCTCTCGGCAAGCGGTCTCACCACCGAAGACGGTGCCCTCATCGACATCCGTGGTGGGGGTGATCTCAGCGCCTACCGATGGGTGGGAGGAAATGGCGGGCTGACTGATGTCCTCAACTCCTCCGCCAGCTTCGCGGTCATCCCCACCTACGGTTTCGACTACGCGCCGTTCGCTCCGTTCAATCCATCGGATACGGCGACGAACCTTTCCGGGGAAACCGGCTACACGAACAGCTCGCTCAAGGTGGGCGACACCGTAACACTTGCCGCAGGTTCCGGCCTGCCCGCCGGCACCTACACGCTGCTGCCCGCCCGTTACGCCTTGCTTCCAGGAGCTTTTCTGGTCACCCCCATCAGCGGCACTCCCGGCACATCCGCCGTCCGGCCGGATGGTTCCACCCTTGTTTCCGGCTATCTTTCCAACCAACTGAACCCGGCACGCACGGGAAGCACCTCCATCTCCCGTTTCGAAATCGCACCCGGCTCCACCGTCCGCGCCCGGGCCGAATACCGTGACTTCTCCGCCAACGCTTTCCTCAAACAGGCGGCGATCGACCGCAACCTGGCCGTCCCCCGGCTGCCGATGGACGCCGGCTACCTGTCCTTCACGGCGTCCACCATGATGTCACTCCAAGGCCAGGTGAACTCCCTGTCACCGGCAGCGGGCCGCGGCAGCCTCATCGACATCAACAGTCCGATCGACATCCTCATCAACGGCACCGGAACAGGCGGCTCACCTTCCCAGCTCACGATCTCCTCCTCCCTGCTCAACAGCTTCAATGCAGAGAGCCTGCTCATCGGAGGTCTCCGAACCTTCGAAGGAGGGAACATCACCGTCACTACCGGCACCGGAAAGCTCACTGTCGGCGATACCACCCTCACCGGGACGGACATCATCCTCACGGCAAAGGAGGAGCTGATCCTGGACGGGAACGCCACCATTTCCGCCGCGGAAGCGGAAACCGGCGCTGACACGATCCTGCTGACGGGAAATGGCGCTCTGGTCCGCGTGAGTTCCTCCACTTCCGCAAAGATGATCCGCGAAGGGATCACCGGAGCATCCGATCCGTTGCTGGCCGTGCGCCCGGGGGCGACCCTCAGCGGTGGCAGCATCGTGCTGGACTCCACCTCCCGCACGGATCTCAGCACGGATGCCGTCCTCGATGCCACTTCCGTCATGCTGGGCAGCGGTTCCGTCGCGATGGTCCTGGATCCAGGTGCCCCCGCGCCTACAGGCAACGGCCTCATCCTTTCCGGCGAAGCGCTGGGCATCCTGCAGGCCAATGCACGGAACCTGAGGATCCGCAGCTACACGAACCTCGACCTGCATGGGTCCGGAGACATCGGCTCGTCCGCATTCCAGTCCCTGTCACTCCAGGCAAACGCAATCCGTGGCATCGGCCAGAATGGCGGCACGGTCAACATCACCGCGAAGAACCTCCAACTCGGAGGCCTGACCGATGCTGTCCCCTCAGCCTCACTGCCACTCGACGGAACACTCGCCTTCCATGCGGCGGAAATCTCCGTGAACAGCGGCCACCTGCTTGCCGATGGCTTCTCCGATGTACGGCTCAACGGCAACCAGCGCATCATCACCACGGAGGAAGGCTCCTTCCGCTCCGGCGGTGATCTGACCCTATCCGCCCCCCTTCTCACTTCCGCAGCAGCATCGAACCATCTCCTGGCAGCGGATGGAGCGTTCCGTCTGATCAGAACCGATGGCGGCTCCACGCCGCCCACGGCGGGCGGACTGGGCGCAAAGCTTGGACTGGAAGGTGCCAGCGTCGCCATCGACGGGAACGTCACCCTTCCAAGCGGATCACTCACCCTGCACGCCACCACCGGCGATGTCGTGATCGGCGGCAACGCGCCCGCCACGATCAATCTGGATGGAACCAGCAAACTCTTCGTGGACACCTACCGGTATACGAACGGCGGAACGGTTCGCCTCGTTTCCCCGGAGGGTTCGGTTCATCTCGCGCTCGGTTCCACCATCACCGTTTCCGCTCCGGACGCCGGAGGAAACGCTGGCCGCATCGCCATCGAAACGCCCCGGGGTTCGGCGGAACTTGAAGGCACGCTGGTCGCAAAGTCAGGCGCTACCGGCACGGGCGGCGAATTCACGCTGGATACATCCACCATCGCCGGAGGAAGTCTCGGCTTTCTGGATGAGATGCTGAATACCGGCCACTTCACCCGCTTGCGCGACTATCGTGTGCGCACCGGCAACATCGTCATCGATGGGGACGCCATTTCTTCCTCCTACAATGTCTCCACGGATTCAGGCGGTATCACCGTGACCGGCTCCATCGATGCCTCCGGCAGGACGGGAGGATCCATCTCGCTCAAGGCGAACGGCAGCCTGACGCTGGATAGCGAGGCCGGACTCGATGTGTCAGCCGCCGACTTTGACTCCGCGGGCAAGGGAGGTTCCGTCACGCTGGAGGCCGGGATCCACCGTGACGGCGTGATCGACCCTTCGGCGCGGCTGATCCTGAACACCGGATCCCTGATCGATCTTTCGGTCGATTCATACGTGGCGGGTGACATCATCACACCCGGCTCCAGTGCCTACCGCGGGCAATTCACCGGCACCCTCCATCTCCGTGCGCCACGCGCCGCCGCGAACAATGACGTGCAGATCGACGCGATCGGTTCCACCATCACGGGAGCGTCCCACATCCTTGTGGAAGGTGTCAGGCTCCATGACCTGACGGGCACCGACGGAGTGATCCGCACGGATCTCCAGAACCAGATCAAGTCGGAGGCAAACACCTACCTGGGGAATGCGGGCACGGCCAGCGCGGCATACACAGAGATCAGGAACCGCCTTCTTTCTCTTTCCCCTGATCTCAAGCTCACCCTCGCGGCAGGAGTGGAGATCATCAACCGCACCGGAGATCTCACGCTGGGTTCCGCCTCCACCACGGCCACAAGTGACTGGGATCTGTCTTCGTTCCGCTTCGGCGCGGATCGATCGGCGGGTGTCCTCACCCTGCGGGCGGCAGGAGATCTCACTTTCCACAACGCGCTGAGCGACGGATTCAGCGGTGGTTCGAGCCTCTGGCTTTCCCCGCTGGCAGCCTACAACTCCGATCTTCCCGCCAACCTGCAGTCATGGTCGTACCGCCTGACTTCCGGAGCGGATTTCTCCTCGGTTGACTACCGCAGCAACGTCGCCCTCGGCTCGCTGGGCACGGAGTCCGGCATGATCCGGATCGGCAAGAACATGGGATCCGCAACCGCCACGGGTGGTAACAGCGCGGTCACCTCCTCCATCATCGCGAACAACTTCCAGGTGATCCGCACCGGATCCGGCAACATCGACATCCATGCAGGACGCTCGATCCAGCTCCTCAATCCCTTCGCATCCATCTACACGGCGGGAACCCGGGTCGCCAACCCGAACCGCATCGTGGCGGATGGGGACTTCGTCACGCCGATCCTCACCGCGAACGCGGCCCAAGGCGATCTGGGGGCAGCCCAACAGAACTACGCCGCCCAGTACAGCATGGCCGGTGGGAACGTGAGCCTCCATGCCCAGCACAACATCGAGAGGAAGACCCGCAACAACTCCGGTCTCATCGATGATTCATCCCGTCAGCTTCCGAACAACTGGCTCTACCGCCGCGGACTGGTGACAGCCGATGGCACCTATGGCGGCATCCGGATCTCAGGCGGCATCATCCCCGTCCAAGACGCCGCCGCATCCACCAGCTGGTGGGTGGATTTCAGCAACTTTTTCCAGAGTGTGGGTGCACTCGGAGGAGGAAACATCCAGCTCACTGCGGGCAACGATGTGAAGAACGTCGATGCCGTCATCCCCACCAATGCACGCGCAGCGCGTAGCACGCCTGATGCCTCCCGTTTCATCGAGCTGGGTGGTGGTGACCTCACCCTGACCGCCGGACATGACATAGATGGCGGGGTGTACTATGTCGAACGCGGTAATGGTGTGCTGGATGCCGGCGGCAGCATCACCACCAACTCCACCCGCTCCCCGTCCCCGGGTCTGGTCTCCAACCTCAACAATCCGTCCGCGTCCACCCTCCACCAGAACACGTGGCTCCCCACCGCCCTGTTCGCGGGCAAATCCTCATTCGAGGTCTCCGCCACCGGTGACATCCTCCTGACGCCACTGGCCAATCCATTCCTCCTGCCGCAGGGGGTGAACAACCGCTTCTGGTACAAGACCTACTTCTCCACCCTGTCCGCGGACAGCACCCTGGATGCCACTTCACTGGGAGGGGACATCACCCTCCGCAGTTCCGTCACACTACCAAACACGACCACACCCCAGTCCATCCTCCGGGCCTGGGCGGAGACCCAGCAGCTCCTTCCCCGCTCTGGCTCCACACCTTCCGTACTCCAGCCATGGCTCCGCCTGGCTGAAACCAGCCTAGCGCCTTTCGATCCGGTCTGGAACCTCACTGCTCCAAATCTCTATCTGACCGCACTCTCCGGCTCTCTGAATCTGGCAGGCCCGATCACGCTCCAACCATCCGCGACCGGCCAGCTCGAGCTGATCTCCGCTGGAGCGATCAGTGCCTTCCAGCCAACGGGTCTTTCCAACGGCCTGATCCCCGGCCAGTCGGTGCAGGCCTGGACCTCCGCGGCCATCAACGTCTCGGATGCGGATCCATCCATCCTTCCCCGACACCTCCGCCCCCTCAACAACTTTACCACGACGTCCGGTCTGGCCATCCCCTCCAACATCACGGCGGTAGGCTTCTTCAACCAGCTTGCGATCGCCTTCGGCGACTCCGGTTCCTACACGGGTGACAACGGCGTGCTTCAAACCAAGCAGCTCCGCCACGCGTCCGGTCTCCTCCATCGCGATGACACGGAACCAGTCCGTATCCATGCCCTGAGCGGAGACCTTTCGGGACTCACGCTCTTCACCCCGAAGAGTGCGGTGATCTCCGCCGCAGGTGACATCCTCGACATTGCCTTCTATCTCCAGAACCTGCGTCCCGGTGACATCAGCACCATCACGGCAGGACGCGACATCGTCGCCTACAACGCCGCCGGAGCGGGTCGGATCGCATCCCTCTCCAACGGAAATGCCCCGGCAACCAACAACGGACCGCTTTCCGGAGACATCCAGGTCTCCGGACCGGGAACGCTGCAAGTGGTTGCAGGACGGAATCTGGATCTGGGCCTTGGCGCCAGCCTGGGCGACGGTACTGGCACCGGTATCAACAGCATCGGCAACCTGCGGAATCCTTACCTGTCCCCGGACGGTGCGGACATCCACGTCGGAGCCGGCCTCGGCCCTGTAACTTCGCTTGCGTCCAGCGCCCTGGACTTCACGTCTTTCATCGCGGACTTCGTCCTCACCGCCACCGGAGCAAGCTACCTCGATGAACTCGCTCCCGGAGTCGATTTCCCGGCACTCTCTCCGGATGAACGGGCCCAGCTCGCCATCCGGATCTTCCAGCGGATACTCCGTGACACCGGCCGTGACTTCAACAACCCGGAGTCGGACGGCTACCGCAACTATGACCGTGGCATGGCCGCCATCCACTCCCTCTTCGGTGACGGAGATGACTCCAACTGGAACGGCAGCATCCTCACGCAGGGCAAGGACATCCGGACCAGGCTCGGCGGTGACATCAATATCATCGCACCCGGCGGCGGCCTCGCGCTGGCGAACACCACCCTCGGCAATCCCCTCACCCCACCTGGTATCGTCACGGAGGCAGGTGGAAACATCTCCATCTTCACGGACACGAATGTGGATATCGGTATCGGCCGGATCTTCACCCTCCGTGGTGGGGATGTGATGATCTGGTCCTCGAACGGCGACATCGCCGCCGGATCGTCATCCCGGACGGTCCAGTCCGCTCCGCCGACGCGGGTGGTCATCGACCCCCAGAGCGCCGCGGTCCAGACGGATCTCGCGGGACTCGCCACCGGTGGTGGTATCGGCGTGCTCGCCACCGTCCGGGACGTTCCGGCGGGTGATGTGGACCTCATCGCCCCCACCGGTACCATCGATGCGGGTGATGCTGGCATCCGCGTCACAGGCAACATCAACCTCGCCGCCGTCACCGTCACAAATGCCGGAAATATCTCCGCCGGAGGCACCAGCACCGGAGCCCCTGCCGCAGGAGCGTCCATGGCCAGCATCGCCGTATCCACCCCGCCGTCCACGGCTTCCACCTCCTCCGCACCGCAGGCATCGCAGGCAGCCGCCGCCGGTGACAATGTGTCGGGCACGCCGGAAACCATGATCGATGCTGTTTCCATCATCACTGCGGAAGTCATCGGCTACGGTGGCTCCGTGCCAAATGAGGACGAGGATGAGGAGGAAAGGCGCCGCCGGTCCGGAGATCAGGGTGACGCCAACTGA